A genomic segment from Echeneis naucrates chromosome 20, fEcheNa1.1, whole genome shotgun sequence encodes:
- the arhgap21a gene encoding rho GTPase-activating protein 21a isoform X1, producing the protein MLAQRNGLPPGCKAVPLKDHPDLRDVDVNAEGCCSLSPSPSSGGCPWARLAGVDGCLSEPYCLWFQLLARAYWGEVELGLTSPNRSISWARLREASRKNCVRSRAKQKDGRDQSEASAAASPGGEEEPFSWPGPKTLHLRRTSQGFGFTLRHFIVYPPESAVHNSLKDEENGSRGRQRNRLEPMDTIFVKQVKEGGPAHGAGLCTGDRIVKVNGESIIGKTYSQVIALIQNSDASLELCVMPKDEDILQLAYSQDAYLKGNEAYSGNAQNIPEPPPICYPRIEVKAAGMAQSSEPVAVSETPRGPAQGPGRRGGTAEKSYRVEIPVPPPPQQTSKPQSVVCVCNDNVRTIAMTPDPVDRGSRVARAGPSHRTEENRYGPIADSSPARPRPLIPSVPGGAQLQYPSSRPVEAPVYSPSSSSRPGAIYPDQLSPSVRAPLTAASPDTFSTAVSPSANHYSPSPTAPTTSPHQNIDWRNYTTYKDYIDAKRLHTYGCRTIQERLDSLRAAANSSSAYAQQHTAPPPNSSQKGMLGSQVRQRSTSNDRGMDASNQGTAVTTPLRSVSQERLGGGTDRKTPTRNWPRSASQDALPFSTSSGVTKPRARSCDYLIQRPAESSGVDRVEFEDRLLMCRREEDRAGRQASGLKTLPHLNRSLAGQEDDTRGSGLSNSPLAAPVFTKGTTDSALPPRTDGLIMRPSRLPVKNAISDPSPALSSNKTTDQRAATIGNHLGYPSPLHLQLRGRADSLKMESRLEAGLAARSSSCSGPSSKLPMQKQQQSGVVPATSGSATTNGAVTQKPKVRETSSFGSIPARTNGGLAEGVEGPDATVVVLRRDKNSGPPHIRPPSYVLAVNDNHGGGTHKSPPLVKAGSEDGAVCWMSNDGCREMHLRRLGDTRLKSGSNNLDDSLDSIPFIDEPSSPSIDQDSSHIPACAVIAGAPIITTIPPSPPSPSPLIRRQLSHDQDSLRLTIIESDSGSKTERSKSYDEGLDNYREESRGRSLIPGLKGLRKAVDRSSEDSGSRRDSSSDVFCDATKEGLLHFKQLSTDKGKRVGGGIRPWKQMYAVLRGNYLCLYKDKKEGQAHANCQAVDEPLPISLKACLIDISYSDTKRKNVLRLTTSDCEYLFQAEDREDMLAWIRVIQENSNLDEENAAFTSHDLISRKIKEYNTLMSPTGSKTEPSPKPSRQSLSIRQTLLGGKGETKATSPHSPKPEQERKNMHKDDTSPPKDKGTWRKGIPGLMRKPFEKKPSPGVTFGVRLDDCPPAQTNKFVPLIVEVCCKLVEERGLEYTGIYRVPGNNAAISNMQEELNNKGMNDIDIQDDKWRDLNVISSLLKSFFRKLPEPLFTNDRYTDFIEANRIEDPVERLKVLKRLLHELPDHHYETLKFLSAHLKTVAENSEKNKMEPRNLAIVFGPTLVRTTEDNMTHMVTHMPDQYKIVETLIQNYDWFFTEDGNGDPVTMSQEESAVESQPVPNIDHLLTNIGRTATSQGEVSDSPTSDSAKSKGSWGSGKDRELLVSSIFAAASRKRKKSKEKPQPSSSDDDLDAVFARKEILGQKPNHHLQAEAQSEARPSPNAKPNAKQQVRVEERKENGRSVELTPKTKREHRNSLFMKEKTPPRHSSPSPSPSPNISYQTAPQGKSSLSDPPSQLDENTSDLGTMSSGASVPRSRPKKWPAGASLDLPAGACAAPGAGASAGAEVSSITSDYSTTSSITFLTGAESSALSPELQGGEEADDERSELISEGRPMETDSESDFPVFAPGGGNSQSTPCPGQSQEKTEARGGGATREGGTTPKLEARRLFPSHRMIECDTLSRRWSLRQKTDSESSVEGTAGSGERSEGRAESSTRLSRVLEVMKKGRSTSSLSSSSRSESERPEPAWHLKITERLKFRLRTSADDMFTQKNRAPDARSKKKNIRRRHTMGGQRDFAELAVINDWKEQGGVDQAADLSAVDRLKPRCSSEDFSFRDWIARERCRGSEAGVEVAPKAVPEDDHAEAQDVAPERPPASASPGAPFQRSGEHVNGGGLQGKNKASLGADAHPHKLSGAQVVRSRFYQYL; encoded by the exons GGAGACAGCGAAACCGCCTGGAGCCAATGGACACCATTTTCGTCAAGCAAGTGAAGGAGGGAGGCCCCGCCCACGGAGCTGGACTCTgtacag GGGATCGTATTGTGAAGGTGAATGGAGAGAGCATCATTGGAAAGACCTACTCACAAGTCATAGCCTTGATCCAGAACAG CGATGCCTCCCTGGAACTCTGTGTGATGCCAAAAGATGAGGACATTTTGCAGCTG GCGTATTCCCAGGATGCATACCTCAAAGGAAATGAAGCATACAGCGGAAATGCCCAGAACATCCCCGAGCCTCCTCCGATATGCTACCCTCGGATAGAAGTTAAGGCGGCGGGCATGGCCCAGTCTTCAGAGCCTGTTGCGGTCAGCGAGACCCCCCGAGGGCCAGCTCAGGGACCAGGAAGACGAGGAGGGACCGCTGAAAAGAGCTATCGAGTGGAAATCCCTGTTCCGCCTCCCCCACAGCAGACTTCAAAGCCTCAGTctgtagtgtgtgtctgtaacgACAATGTGAGGACAATAGCCATGACTCCTGATCCAGTTGACAGGGGGTCCCGGGTGGCTCGGGCTGGCCCCAGCCACAGGACAGAGGAAAACCGGTATGGTCCAATAGCAGATTCCAGCCCAGCGAGGCCCAGACCCCTTATTCCCTCAGTACCTGGGGGTGCACAGTTGCAGTACCCCTCTTCTCGTCCTGTAGAAGCCCCAGTCTACTCCCCTTCCTCAAGTTCTCGACCTGGTGCGATTTATCCTGACCAATTGTCTCCATCTGTACGGGCACCTCTCACTGCCGCCTCACCGGACACGTTCTCTACTGCCGTCTCACCCAGTGCCAACCACTACTCCCCCTCTCCCACAGCGCCTACCACCTCCCCACACCAGAACATTGACTGGAGAAACTACACCACCTACAAGGACTATATTGACGCCAAGAGGCTGCACACCTATGGCTGTCGCACCATCCAGGAGCGCTTGGATAGTTTACGTGCGGCCGCCAATTCTAGTTCTGCCTACGCCCAGCAACATACAGCACCACCTCCAAACAGCAGTCAGAAAGGAATGCTGGGCTCCCAGGTCAGACAGAGGAGCACATCCAATGACCGTGGGATGGATGCAAGTAACCAGGGTACTGCGGTGACAACTCCATTACGAAGCGTCTCCCAAGAGAGGCTTGGAGGTGGGACGGACAGGAAAACACCAACTAGGAACTGGCCTCGGAGTGCTTCCCAGGATGCTCTCCCCTTCTCCACCTCATCAGGAGTTACGAAACCTCGGGCGCGGTCTTGTGACTATCTGATCCAGCGGCCGGCGGAGTCAAGTGGGGTTGACAGGGTGGAGTTTGAGGACAGGCTGCTGATGTGCCGGCGAGAGGAAGACAGGGCTGGCAGGCAGGCATCAGGCCTGAAGACTTTACCTCATCTAAACAGGAGTCTCGCTGGACAGGAGGATGACACGCGAGGAAGTGGACTATCTAACTCACCTTTAGCTGCTCCTGTGTTTACTAAAGGTACGACAGATTCTGCACTGCCACCAAGGACAGATGGTCTCATAATGAGACCTTCACGTCTGCCGGTCAAAAACGCCATCTCAGACCCTTCGCCTGCCTTATCCTCCAATAAAACCACAGACCAAAGAGCTGCCACCATAGGGAACCATCTGGGATACCCCTCCCCTCTGCACCTGCAGCTCAGGGGCAGGGCTGACAGTCTAAAAATGGAGAGCAGGTTGGAGGCTGGGTTGGCAGCCAGGTCCTCCTCTTGCTCTGGTCCATCTTCTAAACTGCCCatgcagaaacaacaacaaagcgGAGTTGTACCCGCAACCTCTGGTAGTGCCACCACAAATGGAGCTGTGACACAAAAACCAAAGGTCAGAGAAACCTCCAGCTTCGGCAGCATACCTGCACGGACTAATGGCGGACTTGCAGAGGGTGTAGAAGGACCCGATGCAACAGTCGTAGTCCTAAGAAGGGACAAAAACTCCGGCCCCCCTCACATTCGTCCTCCGTCCTACGTACTAGCTGTCAATGACAACCATGGAGGAGGGACTCATAAGTCACCACCCTTGGTGAAGGCAGGCTCCGAAGATGGCGCCGTGTGCTGGATGTCTAATGACGGCTGTAGGGAGATGCACCTGAGGAGGCTGGGAGACACGCGGCTGAAGTCTGGCTCCAATAACCTGGACGACTCCCTGGATTCAATCCCTTTCATAG ATGAACCATCCAGTCCCAGTATTGACCAGGACAGCTCCCACATTCCTGCCTGTGCTGTGATAGCTGGAGCtcccatcatcaccaccatcccgcccagccccccctccccatccccTCTCATTCGACGACAGCTGTCTCATGACCAAg ATTCTCTCCGTCTCACAATTATCGAGTCAGATTCGGGTTCAAAAACAGAGCGATCCAAGTCATACGACGAAGGCCTGGATAACTACCGGGAAGAAAGCAGAGG GAGGTCATTAATACCTGGTCTGAAAGGACTTAGAAAG GCAGTGGACAGATCTTCTGAAGATTCAGGATCCAGGAGGGATTCTTCTTCCGATGTCTTCTGTGACGCCACTAAGGAGGGTTTGCTGCATTTCAAGCAGCTAAGCACAGACAAGGGCAAG CGTGTTGGCGGGGGTATTCGTCCTTGGAAACAGATGTACGCCGTGTTGAGAGGCAACTACCTGTGCCtatataaagacaaaaaagagggACAGGCTCATGCCAATTGCCAAGCGGTTGACGAGCCGCTGCCAATCAGCCTGAAGGCCTGTCTGATTGACATCTCCTACAGCGACACCAAGCGCAAGAACGTGCTGCGGCTGACCACATCGGACTGCGAGTACCTGTTTCAGGCCGAGGACCGCGAGGACATGCTGGCCTGGATCAGAGTCATACAGGAGAACAGCAACCTGGATGAGGAG aacGCAGCCTTCACCAGCCATGACCTCATCAGCAGGAAGATCAAGGAGTACAACACCTTGATGAG TCCGACAGGCAGCAAGACCGAGCCCTCGCCCAAACCTTCCCGTCAGTCGCTGAGCATCAGACAGACACTGCTGGGAGGCAAAGGAGAGACCAAAGCAACAAGTCCACACTCACCCAAACctgagcaggagaggaagaacaTGCACAAAG ATGACACCAGCCCTCCTAAGGATAAAGGGACATGGAGGAAGGGCATCCCGGGCCTGATGAGGAAACCTTTTGAGAAGAAACCGTCTCCTGGAGTGACGTTTGGAGTGAGACTGGACGACTGCCCTCCTGCACAGACCAACAAG TTTGTGCCTCTGATTGTGGAGGTCTGTTGTAAGCtggtggaggagagggggtTGGAGTACACGGGCATCTACAGAGTCCCTGGAAACAACGCTGCCATCTCCAACATGCAGGAGGAGCTCAATAACAAGGGCATGAATGACATCGATATCCAGGACGAC AAATGGAGAGACCTCAATGTGATCAGCAGTTTACTCAAGTCGTTCTTTCGCAAACTTCCTGAGCCGTTATTCACAAATG acagatacacagactTCATCGAGGCCAACCGAATAGAGGATCCAGTGGAAAGACTGAAAGTACTCAAGAGGCTG cttcatgAGTTGCCAGATCATCATTACGAAACCCTGAAGTTCCTCTCAGCTCATCTGAAAACCGTGGCTGAAAATTCAGAGAAGAATAAG atggaGCCCAGGAACCTGGCCATCGTGTTCGGCCCCACTCTGGTGCGCACCACCGAGGACAACATGACGCACATGGTTACACACATGCCGGACCAGTACAAGATTGTGGAGACCCTCATTCAAAAT TATGATTGGTTTTTCACTGAAGATGGAAATGGAGATCCAGTG ACGATGTCCCAGGAGGAGAGTGCGGTGGAGTCTCAGCCCGTCCCCAACATCGACCACCTCCTCACCAACATCGGTCGCACGGCTACGTCGCAGGGTGAAGTATCAG ATTCACCGACTAGTGACTCAGCTAAATcaaag ggTTCCTGGGGCTCCGGGAAGGACAGAGAGCTACtggtctcctccatctttgctgCAGCCAGCCGCAAAAGAAAGAAGTCAAAGGAGAAGCCACAGCCAAGCAGCTCGGATGACGACCTGGATGCTGTGTTCGCCAGAAAGGAAATCCTTGGCCAGAAGCCAAATCACCACCTCCAGGCTGAGGCGCAGAGCGAGGCTCGTCCAAGCCCCAATGCAAAACCCAACGCAAAGCAACAAGTACGGgtagaggagaggaaggagaacgGGAGGAGTGTGGAGCTGACGCCTAAAACcaagagagagcacagaaactCCTTATTCATGAAGGAGAAGACTCCACCGAGGCATTCATCCCCTTCCCCCTCACCGTCCCCAAACATCAGCTACCAAACAGCTCCGCAAGGGAAGTCCTCCCTGTCCGATCCTCCGTCTCAGCTGGATGAGAACACCTCAGACCTCGGGACCATGAGCTCCGGAGCATCTGTGCCTCGGTCAAGACCAAAAAAGTGGCCTGCAGGAGCCTCCCTCGACCTGCCTGCAGGAGCCTGCGCTGCACCGGGAGCAGGTGCATCTGCCGGAGCAGAGGTGAGCTCCATCACGTCAGACTACTCCACCACTTCTTCCATCACGTTCTTGACCGGAGCGGAGTCCAGTGCACTCAGTCCAGAGCTTCAGGGTGGGGAGGAGGCAGACGACGAACGCAGCGAGCTCATCAGCGAGGGACGACccatggagacagacagtgaaagtGACTTTCCGGTTTTTGCCCCAGGTGGTGGCAACAGCCAGTCCACACCCTGTCCAGGGCAGAGTCAAGAAAAGACTGAGGCAAGAGGCGGCGGTGCAACAAGGGAGGGGGGCACCACACCAAAACTGGAGGCACGGCGCCTTTTTCCATCACACAGGATGATTGAGTGTGACACGCTCTCCAGAAGGTGGTCCCtgagacagaagacagacagtgaaTCATCAGTGGAGGGCACAGCTGGGAGCGGCGAGCGCAGCGAAGGCAGGGCGGAGTCTTCCACACGTTTATCTCGAGTCCTGGAGGTGATGAAGAAAGGCCGATCTACAAGCAGCCTCAGCTCGTCTTCACGCAGCGAGTCGGAGCGTCCTGAACCAGCCTGGCACCTTAAGATCACCGAGCGGCTAAAGTTCAGGTTACGAACATCCGCCGACGACATGTTCACCCAGAAGAACCGAGCTCCAGACGCACGTAGTAAGAAGAAGAATATCCGGCGGAGGCACACCATGGGCGGGCAGAGAGACTTTGCAGAGCTGGCGGTCATCAACGACTGGAAGGAGCAGGGCGGGGTGGACCAGGCGGCTGATCTGTCTGCTGTGGACCGCCTCAAGCCCAGATGCTCCTCAGAAGATTTCTCCTTCCGGGACTGGATCGCCAGGGAGCGCTGCAGAGGCTCTGAGGCAGGCGTCGAGGTGGCTCCTAAGGCCGTTCCTGAGGATGATCATGCAGAAGCTCAGGATGTCGCTCCTGAGAGACCTCCAGCTTCTGCTTCCCCAGGCGCGCCGTTCCAGCGATCGGGGGAGCACGTTAACGGCGGCGGGCTGCAGGGCAAGAACAAAGCCTCTCTCGGGGCAGACGCTCACCCACACAAACTCTCCGGAGCACAAGTCGTCCGCTCACGGTTCTACCAGTATCTGTGA